A genome region from Alteripontixanthobacter maritimus includes the following:
- the surE gene encoding 5'/3'-nucleotidase SurE, giving the protein MRILLTNDDGIHAPGLDVLEMIARQFSDDIWVCAPDEEQSGMGHALTLTRPVRLIQHGERRFSVTGTPTDSVTMGLRQVLPEPPDLILSGVNRGANLGDDVTYSGTVSAAIEGALAGIRSISMSQVYARNGEADASTFDAAREWGAEVLAPLLDTPLPARTLVNVNFPALPASEVKGIRAVRQGFHDYARGNVVEGRDPRGFKYYWFGLEPIEHTLDHGTDLEAIEEGFVSVTPLQLDLTHHASLGELGERYAGKHPS; this is encoded by the coding sequence ATGAGGATCCTCCTCACCAATGACGACGGCATTCATGCCCCCGGCCTCGACGTGCTGGAAATGATTGCCCGCCAGTTTTCGGACGATATTTGGGTTTGCGCACCGGATGAGGAACAGTCCGGCATGGGACATGCCCTTACGCTTACCCGCCCGGTCCGTCTGATCCAGCATGGCGAACGCCGTTTCTCGGTCACCGGCACTCCGACAGACTCCGTCACGATGGGCCTGCGGCAGGTCTTGCCCGAACCACCCGACCTGATCCTGTCCGGCGTCAATCGCGGTGCCAATCTTGGCGACGATGTGACGTATTCGGGGACCGTATCGGCCGCCATCGAGGGCGCGCTCGCCGGCATCCGCTCGATCAGCATGAGCCAGGTTTACGCCCGCAACGGCGAAGCGGACGCCAGCACCTTCGACGCTGCGCGTGAATGGGGCGCAGAAGTGCTGGCGCCGCTGCTCGATACACCGCTGCCCGCACGCACGCTGGTCAATGTGAATTTCCCGGCCTTGCCTGCATCCGAAGTGAAGGGCATTCGTGCAGTCCGGCAGGGATTTCATGACTATGCGCGGGGCAATGTCGTGGAAGGGCGTGACCCGCGCGGATTTAAATACTATTGGTTCGGTCTGGAGCCGATCGAGCACACGCTGGATCATGGCACCGACCTGGAGGCCATCGAGGAGGGTTTTGTGTCCGTCACTCCGTTGCAGCTCGATCTGACGCATCACGCCTCGCTCGGCGAGTTGGGCGAACGGTATGCCGGGAAACATCCATCGTGA
- the edd gene encoding phosphogluconate dehydratase yields MTDTRPGLQDPIHRVTQRIIDKSKDTRRAYLDLMDRYAGEQPDRASVSCSNLAHAYAGAVEDQDALKQHRGPNIGIVTSYNDMLSAHQPYGRYPERMKIYAREKGATAQVAGATPAMCDGVTQGQDGMELSLFSRDVIAMSTGVALSHAMYDGVAMLGICDKIVPGLLMGALRYGHMPALFVPSGPMPTGIPNKEKQRVRQLFAEGKVGRDALLESESASYHSPGTCTFYGTANSNQMMMELMGLHIPGSAFVQPGTKLRQALDRAAVHRLAELSGTAERTLAKCVDEKAIVNAAIGLLATGGSTNHAIHLPAIARCAGIQFDWTDMAELSHAVPLIARVYPNGSGDVNQFHDAGGIAYVVAQLLEAGLIHRDIVTVGTGDLGEYAKEPWLDDEMLAWRDAGDTTDDTMLRPASDPFQADGGMRLLQGNLGRACFKSSAVDKERWTIEAPARVFQTQHDVAEAFAKGELDRDVVVVVRFQGPRANGMPELHKLTPALGVLQDRGYRVALVTDGRMSGASGKVPAAIHCSPEALGGGPLSLLRDGDMVRVCADGGELSTTADLSARTPAPDPAPAHGLGRELFAMLRLHADEAERGGSAMLAEAGL; encoded by the coding sequence ATGACTGACACCAGACCGGGGCTGCAGGACCCGATCCACCGCGTAACGCAGCGCATTATCGACAAGTCGAAGGACACGCGCCGCGCCTATCTCGATCTGATGGACCGTTACGCCGGCGAGCAGCCGGACCGTGCGTCGGTGTCCTGTTCCAACCTCGCCCATGCTTATGCCGGGGCGGTGGAGGATCAGGACGCGCTGAAGCAGCATCGCGGCCCCAATATCGGCATCGTCACCAGCTATAACGACATGCTGTCCGCGCATCAGCCCTATGGCCGGTACCCCGAACGGATGAAGATCTATGCCCGCGAGAAAGGCGCCACCGCGCAGGTTGCGGGCGCGACCCCGGCGATGTGCGACGGCGTTACGCAGGGGCAGGACGGGATGGAGCTGTCGCTGTTCAGCCGCGATGTCATCGCGATGAGTACCGGCGTCGCGCTTTCCCACGCCATGTATGACGGCGTGGCGATGCTGGGCATTTGCGACAAGATCGTGCCCGGCCTGCTGATGGGGGCGTTGCGGTATGGCCACATGCCGGCGCTGTTCGTGCCCAGCGGCCCGATGCCGACCGGTATTCCGAACAAGGAAAAGCAGCGTGTCCGCCAGCTGTTCGCAGAAGGCAAGGTGGGCCGCGATGCGCTGCTGGAAAGCGAAAGCGCCAGCTATCACTCGCCCGGCACCTGCACGTTCTACGGCACGGCGAATTCCAACCAGATGATGATGGAGCTGATGGGGCTGCATATTCCGGGCAGCGCATTTGTCCAGCCGGGCACGAAATTGCGGCAGGCGCTCGACCGCGCGGCGGTGCACCGGTTGGCGGAGCTGTCCGGCACGGCAGAACGCACGCTGGCCAAATGCGTCGATGAAAAGGCGATCGTCAACGCTGCCATCGGTCTGCTCGCCACCGGCGGATCGACCAATCACGCGATCCATTTGCCCGCTATCGCCCGCTGTGCGGGTATCCAGTTCGACTGGACCGATATGGCGGAACTCTCCCACGCCGTGCCCTTGATAGCGCGGGTCTATCCCAATGGCTCGGGCGACGTGAACCAGTTCCACGATGCGGGCGGGATCGCCTATGTCGTGGCGCAATTGCTGGAAGCCGGGCTGATCCACCGAGATATCGTGACGGTCGGGACGGGCGATTTGGGCGAGTATGCCAAAGAGCCGTGGCTGGACGATGAGATGCTTGCATGGCGCGATGCGGGCGACACCACCGACGATACCATGCTGCGCCCGGCCAGCGATCCGTTCCAGGCCGATGGCGGGATGCGGCTGCTGCAGGGAAATCTGGGCCGCGCATGCTTCAAATCCAGCGCCGTGGACAAGGAACGCTGGACCATCGAGGCACCCGCCCGCGTGTTCCAAACGCAGCACGATGTGGCCGAGGCGTTTGCGAAGGGCGAGCTCGACCGTGATGTGGTCGTCGTCGTCCGTTTTCAGGGCCCGCGCGCAAACGGAATGCCCGAATTGCATAAGCTGACGCCTGCGCTCGGCGTGTTGCAGGACCGCGGCTATCGCGTGGCACTGGTCACTGATGGCCGGATGTCGGGCGCCAGCGGTAAGGTCCCCGCCGCCATTCATTGCAGCCCCGAAGCATTGGGCGGCGGGCCGTTATCGTTGTTGCGGGACGGAGACATGGTGCGCGTCTGCGCGGATGGCGGCGAACTATCGACCACCGCCGATCTCTCCGCCCGCACGCCCGCTCCCGATCCCGCCCCGGCGCACGGACTAGGCCGCGAGCTGTTCGCCATGCTGCGGCTCCACGCGGACGAGGCCGAGCGCGGCGGATCGGCCATGTTGGCGGAGGCAGGTCTATGA
- the rimO gene encoding 30S ribosomal protein S12 methylthiotransferase RimO, with protein sequence MTETDLKPRPTTIDAAPRIGMVSLGCPKALVDSERILTRLRADGYAMSPDYAGADVVLVNTCGFLDSAKEESLAAIGEAIAENGRVIVTGCLGEEADAIRAAHPAVLAVTGAHQYEQVVEQVHIHAPPSQGPFVDLIPQPSEHDIKLTPRHYSYLKISEGCNHSCAFCIIPDIRGKLASRRIDAVLREAEKLVAAGTQELLVISQDTSAYGVDTRHETRDWKGRQPRAHITDLARELGTLRTAGGVPPWVRLHYVYPYPHVDQVIPLMADGLLTPYLDIPFQHASPKILRSMRRPANEAKVLERLKGWREICPDIAIRSSFVVGFPGETEEDFRYLCDWLEEAQLDRVGAFRFEPVEGAAANALPNPVAEEVKEERFARIMDLTARISAEKLRAKVGRTLPVIIDEVGAPDEDGDIGATGRSQADAPEIDGAVYLRNVPAHLAAGAIVDVKVEDADEHDLFGVVA encoded by the coding sequence ATGACCGAGACCGACCTCAAACCGCGCCCCACCACCATCGATGCTGCCCCGCGCATCGGCATGGTCAGCCTCGGCTGCCCCAAGGCGCTGGTCGATAGCGAGCGAATCCTCACCCGCCTGCGTGCCGACGGTTACGCCATGAGCCCCGATTACGCCGGCGCCGACGTGGTGCTGGTCAACACCTGCGGCTTTCTCGACAGCGCCAAGGAAGAAAGCCTGGCCGCCATCGGCGAGGCCATCGCCGAAAACGGCCGCGTCATCGTGACCGGCTGTCTGGGCGAGGAAGCCGACGCCATCCGCGCCGCGCACCCGGCCGTTCTGGCCGTGACCGGCGCGCACCAATACGAGCAGGTCGTGGAGCAGGTGCATATCCACGCGCCGCCCAGCCAGGGCCCGTTCGTCGATCTTATTCCGCAACCCTCCGAACACGATATCAAGCTCACCCCTCGCCATTACAGCTACCTCAAGATTTCCGAAGGCTGCAATCACTCCTGCGCCTTCTGCATCATTCCCGACATTCGCGGCAAGCTGGCCAGCCGCCGGATCGATGCCGTTTTGCGCGAGGCGGAGAAGCTGGTCGCCGCCGGCACGCAGGAACTGCTCGTCATCAGCCAGGACACGTCCGCTTACGGGGTCGATACCCGCCACGAGACGCGGGACTGGAAGGGCCGCCAGCCGCGCGCCCATATAACCGACCTCGCCCGCGAACTCGGCACCCTGCGCACCGCCGGCGGCGTCCCGCCTTGGGTGCGGCTGCATTATGTCTACCCCTACCCCCATGTGGACCAGGTGATCCCGCTGATGGCGGACGGCCTGCTGACGCCGTATCTCGACATCCCGTTCCAGCACGCCAGCCCCAAAATCCTGCGCTCCATGCGCCGCCCGGCGAACGAAGCGAAGGTGCTGGAACGCCTGAAGGGCTGGCGCGAAATCTGCCCCGACATCGCCATCCGCTCGAGCTTCGTGGTCGGCTTCCCCGGCGAGACGGAGGAAGACTTCCGCTATCTGTGCGATTGGCTGGAGGAAGCCCAGCTCGACCGGGTGGGCGCGTTCCGTTTCGAACCGGTGGAGGGCGCAGCGGCCAACGCCCTGCCCAATCCGGTGGCGGAGGAGGTGAAGGAAGAACGCTTCGCCCGCATCATGGACCTCACCGCAAGGATCTCGGCCGAAAAACTGCGCGCCAAGGTAGGCCGCACGTTGCCGGTAATCATCGACGAAGTCGGCGCGCCGGATGAAGACGGCGACATCGGAGCCACCGGCCGCAGCCAGGCCGACGCCCCGGAAATCGACGGAGCCGTCTACCTGCGCAACGTACCCGCCCATCTGGCCGCGGGTGCAATCGTGGACGTAAAGGTCGAGGACGCCGACGAACACGATCTGTTCGGCGTGGTGGCTTAA
- the glk gene encoding glucokinase, giving the protein MSNAAHQIVTVDIGGTHARFAIATIAADGAITMDEPETLHTEDHTSFQTAWEDYRARKGGTLPDGVTMAIAGPVTGEVIRFTNNPWIIRPALVKSKLGVKRFTIVNDFEAVGHAVARAPEDQFVHLTGPDQPLAPTGRLSVLGPGTGLGVAHLYREPTGEYRVSATEGGHIDFAPLDQIEDAILARLRKRHNRVSVERVVAGPAISDIYQTLAALEGKPVTDEDDIAIWTRGQDGSDSLAAAAVDRFCLSLGSVAGDIALAQGGFGGVVIAGGLGYRLRDTLLTSGFAERFRAKGRFAELMGTIPVKLIVHPQPGLFGAAAAYAREHL; this is encoded by the coding sequence ATGAGCAACGCAGCGCACCAGATCGTCACCGTCGATATCGGCGGCACCCACGCACGTTTCGCCATTGCCACCATCGCGGCGGATGGCGCCATCACGATGGACGAGCCCGAAACGCTCCATACCGAGGATCACACCAGCTTCCAGACCGCGTGGGAGGATTACCGCGCACGCAAGGGCGGCACGCTGCCCGATGGCGTAACGATGGCGATTGCCGGGCCGGTTACCGGCGAGGTCATCCGCTTCACCAACAACCCCTGGATCATTCGCCCGGCGCTGGTGAAATCGAAGCTTGGCGTAAAGCGCTTCACCATCGTCAACGATTTCGAGGCTGTGGGCCATGCAGTCGCGCGCGCGCCCGAAGACCAGTTCGTCCATCTGACCGGTCCGGACCAGCCGCTCGCACCGACCGGCCGCCTCAGTGTGCTTGGCCCCGGAACGGGCCTTGGCGTGGCGCATCTCTACCGCGAACCAACCGGCGAATACCGCGTCTCCGCAACCGAGGGCGGGCACATAGATTTTGCGCCGTTGGACCAGATCGAAGATGCGATCCTTGCCCGCCTGCGCAAGCGCCATAACCGCGTTTCCGTGGAGCGTGTGGTCGCAGGCCCGGCCATTTCCGACATCTACCAGACGCTCGCTGCGCTGGAAGGCAAGCCCGTCACCGATGAGGACGACATTGCCATCTGGACGCGCGGCCAGGATGGCAGTGACAGCCTCGCCGCCGCCGCCGTGGACCGGTTCTGCCTGTCGCTCGGCAGCGTGGCAGGCGATATCGCGCTGGCGCAAGGCGGCTTCGGCGGCGTGGTGATCGCAGGCGGCCTAGGCTACAGATTGCGCGACACGTTGCTGACCAGCGGCTTTGCCGAACGGTTCCGCGCCAAGGGGCGGTTTGCCGAATTGATGGGGACCATTCCCGTGAAGCTCATCGTCCATCCCCAGCCCGGCCTGTTCGGCGCAGCGGCTGCCTATGCGAGAGAACATCTGTGA
- a CDS encoding transglutaminase-like domain-containing protein has translation MSIQIETSFAFQAEQPTDVLLQFEAAMIPEQYVAKVNTTLSDSPHIARVAAQDGIGERMWVRAEGRFDVHYTATVEVNRLLTEVAPLKQLDPHDLPGETIKYLFDSRYCPAGRLQSFAQEEFGDLRGGERMMAMHDWIASHFRYVPGSSGPTTTAEDSFIERRGICRDYAHVMVTLARASGVPARFVSCFAPGVTPPDFHAVAEVFLEDTTTPGGGAWYLLDATEMAKPGEIVKIGVGRDAADVSFMTSFGLTDFMEKTVNVSAS, from the coding sequence ATGTCCATCCAGATAGAAACCAGCTTTGCCTTTCAGGCGGAGCAGCCCACCGATGTGCTCCTCCAGTTCGAGGCGGCGATGATTCCCGAGCAATATGTGGCGAAGGTGAACACCACCCTCTCTGACAGCCCGCATATCGCGCGGGTTGCGGCGCAGGACGGGATCGGGGAGCGGATGTGGGTGCGGGCCGAGGGGCGCTTCGACGTGCATTACACCGCCACGGTCGAGGTCAACCGGCTGCTGACCGAGGTGGCGCCTTTGAAGCAGCTCGATCCGCATGATCTGCCGGGCGAAACGATCAAATATCTGTTCGACAGCCGCTATTGCCCCGCGGGCCGGTTGCAAAGCTTCGCGCAGGAGGAGTTCGGCGACCTTCGCGGCGGGGAACGCATGATGGCGATGCATGACTGGATCGCCAGCCATTTCCGCTATGTCCCCGGCTCCAGCGGGCCAACCACCACGGCGGAGGACAGCTTCATCGAAAGGCGCGGGATCTGCCGCGATTACGCCCATGTAATGGTCACGCTGGCGCGCGCATCGGGCGTGCCCGCGCGCTTCGTCAGTTGCTTCGCGCCGGGTGTGACGCCGCCGGATTTCCACGCGGTGGCGGAAGTGTTTCTGGAGGATACCACCACGCCGGGCGGCGGGGCGTGGTACCTGCTCGACGCGACGGAAATGGCCAAGCCGGGTGAGATCGTGAAGATCGGCGTGGGGCGCGATGCCGCCGATGTCAGCTTCATGACCAGTTTCGGCCTGACGGACTTCATGGAAAAAACCGTCAACGTCTCCGCCTCCTGA
- the zwf gene encoding glucose-6-phosphate dehydrogenase, with protein sequence MSFTADRLILFGATGDLAQRMLLPSLCALDADQLIAPDLKIIGTARSDMDDAAFRNFAREALEKYLPADRRGSMAGFLNRLSYQPLDATTLEGYEELAAKVDRTGKGIAIFLSTAPNLFEPTIAGLKHAGLADGDVRIALEKPLGTDLASSRDIMDAVASAFDEDRTYRIDHYLGKETVQNLLALRFANILFEPVWNAQYVDHVQITVGETVGLEGRVAFYDDAGALRDMVQNHMLQLLALVAMEPPTSFDATAVRDEKVKVLRALRQVEAAETVTGQYRTGAITGRSVPGYDEELGKESNTETFVAIKAHVDNWRWKGVPFYLRTGKRLPKRVTEIVVQFRCLPHSIFADKGAKTQPNRLVIGIQPEENIHLSMMAKMPGLDREGIRLRSVPLDITLPDAFTGTHRRIAYERLLLDLIEGDQTLFVRRDEVEAQWQWVDGIREAWDESAEAPKNYAAGTWGPSAAIALAERDGVSWHD encoded by the coding sequence ATGAGTTTTACCGCAGACCGGCTGATACTGTTCGGCGCGACCGGCGATCTGGCGCAGCGCATGTTGCTACCCAGCCTGTGTGCGCTGGACGCGGACCAGCTGATCGCGCCCGACCTTAAGATCATCGGTACCGCGCGGTCCGACATGGACGACGCCGCGTTCCGCAACTTCGCGCGCGAGGCGCTGGAGAAGTACCTCCCCGCAGACCGGCGCGGCAGCATGGCGGGGTTCCTCAACCGCCTGTCCTACCAGCCCTTGGATGCGACCACGTTGGAGGGGTATGAGGAGCTGGCGGCCAAAGTGGACCGCACCGGGAAAGGCATCGCCATTTTCCTGTCCACCGCGCCCAATCTGTTCGAGCCGACGATAGCGGGGCTGAAACACGCCGGGCTGGCAGATGGCGACGTGCGGATCGCGCTGGAAAAGCCGCTCGGCACCGATCTTGCTTCCAGCCGCGACATCATGGACGCGGTGGCAAGTGCCTTCGACGAGGATCGGACCTACCGGATCGACCATTATCTGGGCAAGGAGACGGTGCAGAACCTGCTCGCCTTGCGCTTCGCCAACATCCTGTTCGAGCCTGTCTGGAACGCGCAATATGTCGATCATGTGCAGATCACGGTGGGCGAAACCGTGGGGCTGGAAGGCCGCGTGGCGTTCTATGACGATGCCGGGGCGCTGCGCGACATGGTGCAGAACCACATGCTGCAATTGCTGGCGCTGGTGGCGATGGAGCCACCCACCAGCTTCGATGCAACCGCCGTGCGCGACGAGAAAGTCAAGGTGCTGCGCGCGCTGCGCCAGGTCGAGGCGGCGGAAACCGTCACCGGCCAGTACCGCACCGGCGCAATCACCGGGCGGTCCGTGCCGGGATACGATGAAGAGCTTGGCAAGGAATCGAACACCGAAACCTTTGTCGCGATCAAGGCGCATGTCGACAATTGGCGCTGGAAGGGAGTGCCTTTCTACCTTCGCACGGGGAAACGGCTGCCGAAACGCGTGACCGAAATCGTGGTGCAGTTCCGCTGCCTGCCACACAGCATCTTTGCCGATAAGGGCGCCAAGACCCAGCCCAACCGCCTGGTAATCGGCATCCAGCCGGAAGAAAACATTCACCTTTCCATGATGGCCAAAATGCCCGGGCTGGACCGCGAGGGCATTCGCCTTCGCAGCGTACCGCTCGACATCACGCTGCCCGATGCGTTTACCGGCACCCACCGCCGGATTGCGTATGAACGCCTGCTGCTCGATCTGATCGAGGGCGATCAGACGCTGTTCGTCCGCCGGGACGAGGTGGAGGCGCAGTGGCAATGGGTGGATGGGATCCGCGAGGCCTGGGACGAAAGCGCAGAAGCGCCCAAGAATTACGCAGCCGGAACCTGGGGGCCTAGCGCCGCTATCGCCCTGGCCGAACGCGACGGAGTGAGCTGGCATGACTGA
- a CDS encoding potassium channel family protein — translation MLDSNSPARRDGRVIKGPKYRPLRRAVSLPVWGDLGIRLGLAIFLLAIVVLIHWWDRGGLVDNLDGEVSFSDVVYFTMISVTTTGFGDIAPISDRARMVEAIIVTPIRFAVFFIFVGTAYNFIIKRSWEQWRMARIQEQLSGHVVVLGYGISGSQAVEELIERGTEPSDIVVVDPSEDRLAIAEAMGCNVMAADSTRDDTLRAVRISEAQSVLVSAGRDDTSILIVLTVRHMAPNVPISVVVRADDNELLARQAGANNVINPVRFTGLLLAGSAKGAHISEYLADLASVTGRVQLVERKVTDEECGSSISALATGGRGLRVYRKGKALGFWEDECQNLQPGDIIVEIVPTENGAQNGDSPSSAATPAPA, via the coding sequence ATACTCGATTCGAACAGCCCGGCCCGGCGTGACGGGCGCGTTATCAAGGGTCCGAAGTACCGACCGCTGCGGCGCGCGGTCTCGCTGCCGGTATGGGGCGATCTTGGCATCCGCCTCGGCCTCGCGATCTTCCTGCTGGCTATCGTGGTGTTGATCCACTGGTGGGATCGCGGCGGGCTGGTCGATAATCTGGACGGCGAAGTCAGCTTCTCCGACGTGGTCTATTTCACCATGATTTCCGTCACCACGACGGGGTTCGGCGATATCGCGCCAATCAGCGACCGGGCGCGTATGGTCGAGGCAATCATTGTCACACCAATTCGTTTCGCCGTGTTCTTTATCTTCGTGGGCACGGCCTATAATTTCATCATCAAGAGAAGCTGGGAGCAGTGGCGCATGGCGCGAATACAGGAACAGCTGAGCGGACATGTCGTAGTGCTGGGTTACGGCATCAGCGGATCGCAGGCCGTGGAAGAGCTTATCGAGCGGGGCACCGAACCGAGCGATATCGTGGTGGTCGACCCCAGTGAAGACCGGCTAGCCATTGCAGAAGCGATGGGCTGCAATGTCATGGCTGCCGACTCGACGCGCGACGATACGCTGCGGGCTGTGCGCATCAGTGAAGCGCAATCCGTGCTGGTATCGGCGGGACGCGACGATACCTCTATCCTTATCGTGCTGACCGTGCGGCACATGGCGCCAAACGTGCCGATCAGCGTGGTGGTGCGGGCCGACGACAACGAATTGCTGGCGCGGCAGGCCGGCGCAAACAACGTCATCAACCCGGTACGCTTTACCGGACTGTTGCTGGCAGGCAGCGCGAAGGGTGCGCATATCTCCGAATATCTGGCCGACCTAGCCAGCGTGACAGGACGCGTGCAGCTGGTGGAGCGCAAGGTTACGGATGAGGAATGCGGCTCCTCCATTTCCGCTCTGGCGACCGGGGGTCGCGGACTGCGCGTCTACCGCAAGGGTAAAGCGCTGGGTTTCTGGGAGGATGAGTGCCAGAACCTGCAGCCGGGCGATATCATCGTCGAAATCGTGCCAACCGAAAACGGCGCCCAGAACGGCGACAGCCCTTCCTCCGCCGCGACACCCGCCCCGGCCTGA
- a CDS encoding M23 family metallopeptidase, producing MPFVAFALLAAGNPATENHHVVEEGETLGGIANRAGVEAAVIAAANGLVEPYDVQKGERLFIPRQRSHRVKAGETQGGIANRAGVPLSTIAIANGIDPPYAVRSGQRLIIPSVMGEPTARRRVPRDRPFFRRPHDGKVLAGFAKRADGGGHDGLDIAVIPGDMVRAAATGSVRLTETDNRRFGHMVVIDHGNGWNTTYGHLARLTVAEGETVKAGERIGIGGQGGVATRPELHFEITRNGRDVDPGRYLPKRRNR from the coding sequence ATGCCTTTCGTCGCCTTCGCGCTGCTTGCGGCAGGCAACCCCGCTACCGAAAACCATCACGTGGTGGAGGAAGGCGAAACGCTGGGCGGTATTGCCAACCGCGCCGGTGTGGAAGCAGCGGTGATTGCAGCCGCCAACGGTCTGGTCGAACCTTACGACGTACAGAAAGGCGAACGCCTGTTCATCCCGCGCCAGCGCAGCCACCGGGTGAAAGCAGGCGAGACGCAGGGCGGCATCGCCAACCGTGCAGGCGTACCGCTTTCTACGATCGCCATCGCCAACGGTATCGATCCTCCATATGCCGTTCGCAGCGGACAACGGCTGATCATCCCGTCGGTCATGGGCGAACCCACTGCTCGCCGCCGCGTGCCGCGCGACCGACCGTTTTTTCGCCGCCCGCATGACGGCAAAGTGCTTGCAGGCTTTGCCAAGCGTGCCGACGGCGGCGGGCATGATGGGCTGGATATCGCCGTGATACCGGGCGACATGGTCCGCGCTGCCGCCACCGGTAGTGTAAGGCTTACTGAGACCGACAACCGCCGTTTTGGCCACATGGTTGTCATCGATCACGGCAATGGCTGGAATACCACATATGGCCACCTTGCACGTCTTACCGTTGCCGAAGGCGAAACGGTAAAGGCTGGCGAGCGTATCGGGATTGGCGGTCAGGGGGGTGTGGCCACCCGGCCCGAACTCCATTTCGAAATTACCCGCAATGGCCGCGACGTAGATCCCGGTCGCTACCTCCCCAAGCGGCGCAACAGGTAA
- the serS gene encoding serine--tRNA ligase, which translates to MHDIRLIRDDPATFDAAMQRRGLESVADRLLELDRQKREVATRMQQAQSRRNEASKAIGQAMGKGDSETADALKAEVGQLKKELPALEEADRELGEKLQDALAGLPNAPAADVPDGASEEDNTELSRWGERREFAFEPREHADLGPALGMDFETGAKLSGARFTFLRGDMARLHRALGQFMLDRQTQANGYTECAPPVLVNDAAMYGTDKLPKFAEDSFRTTDDRWLIPTAEVSLTASVQGEIVDDAALPMRMAALTLCFRSEAGSAGRDTRGFIRQHQFEKCELVSIVRPEDSEAEHERMTGDAEGILQALNLPYRKLLLCTGDMGFGAQKTYDLEVWLPGQDAYREISSCSNTGDFQARRMNTRYRPEGSKKTEFVHTLNGSGLAVGRTLVAVVENYQNEDGSVDVPEALHGYMGDCRRLEPSA; encoded by the coding sequence ATGCATGACATTCGCCTGATCCGTGACGACCCCGCCACCTTCGACGCCGCGATGCAGCGGCGCGGACTGGAGTCGGTGGCGGACCGGCTGCTGGAGCTCGACCGGCAGAAGCGCGAAGTCGCCACCCGGATGCAGCAGGCGCAAAGCCGCCGCAACGAAGCGTCCAAGGCGATCGGCCAGGCCATGGGCAAAGGCGACAGCGAAACCGCAGATGCCCTCAAGGCCGAAGTCGGACAATTGAAGAAAGAGCTGCCGGCTCTCGAAGAGGCCGACCGCGAACTTGGTGAAAAACTGCAGGACGCGCTTGCTGGCTTGCCCAACGCCCCGGCCGCCGATGTACCCGATGGTGCCAGCGAGGAAGACAACACCGAACTGTCCCGCTGGGGCGAGCGCCGTGAATTCGCGTTCGAACCGAGGGAACACGCGGACCTCGGCCCGGCACTGGGAATGGACTTCGAAACCGGGGCGAAGCTTTCGGGTGCGCGCTTTACCTTCCTGCGCGGCGACATGGCGCGGCTGCACCGTGCGCTCGGGCAGTTCATGCTGGACCGGCAGACGCAGGCCAACGGTTACACCGAATGTGCGCCGCCTGTGCTGGTGAATGACGCTGCGATGTACGGCACGGACAAACTGCCGAAGTTTGCCGAAGATTCGTTCCGCACGACCGACGATCGTTGGCTGATCCCTACTGCCGAAGTCAGCCTTACAGCGTCGGTGCAGGGAGAGATTGTGGACGATGCCGCCCTGCCCATGCGGATGGCGGCGCTGACATTATGCTTCCGGAGCGAGGCCGGGTCCGCCGGCCGCGACACGCGCGGTTTCATTCGCCAGCATCAGTTCGAAAAATGCGAGCTAGTCAGCATCGTGCGGCCGGAAGACAGCGAGGCGGAGCACGAGCGGATGACAGGCGATGCGGAAGGCATATTGCAGGCCCTGAACCTGCCCTACCGCAAGCTGCTGCTGTGCACCGGCGACATGGGCTTCGGCGCGCAAAAGACATACGACCTGGAAGTCTGGCTGCCGGGTCAGGATGCCTATCGCGAAATATCCTCTTGCTCCAACACCGGCGATTTTCAGGCGCGGCGGATGAATACGCGCTATCGGCCCGAAGGCAGCAAGAAGACTGAATTCGTCCACACATTGAACGGTTCCGGGCTTGCTGTCGGTCGCACGCTGGTGGCTGTGGTGGAGAACTACCAGAACGAGGATGGCAGCGTGGACGTGCCGGAAGCGCTGCATGGCTATATGGGCGATTGCCGGCGGTTGGAGCCGAGCGCGTGA